One genomic segment of Hordeum vulgare subsp. vulgare chromosome 2H, MorexV3_pseudomolecules_assembly, whole genome shotgun sequence includes these proteins:
- the LOC123430390 gene encoding snakin-2-like: MAMALGKLAVAALVASLLLLSTIKAADFPAPAAAPLGPPPHNIVDPSKDCGWACNLRCSANSRQNLCSRACLKCCSVCRCVPAGTAGNKETCGKCYTDWTTHGNKTKCP; this comes from the exons ATGGCGATGGCGCTCGGTAAGCTTGCGGTGGCCGCGTTGGTGGCGTCTCTCCTTCTGCTCAGCACCATCAAG GCCGCCGACTTccctgctccagctgctgctcCGCTCGGCCCCCCTCCCCACAACATCGTAGACCCCTCTAAAG ACTGCGGGTGGGCGTGCAACCTGCGGTGCAGCGCCAACTCGCGGCAGAACCTGTGCAGCCGGGCGTGCCTCAAGTGCTGCAGTGTGTGCCGCTGCGTGCCGGCGGGCACGGCCGGCAACAAGGAGACCTGCGGCAAGTGCTACACCGACTGGACCACGCACGGCAACAAGACCAAGTGCCCCTGA